The genomic window GGGACCGTGGCCGCGTGAGGGGTCGGGCTTGCGGGGGTGCTCGACCTTGATGACCTCGGCCCCGAAGTCCCCGAGCATCGTGGCCGCGAGAGGCCCGGCGAAGAGCGTGGCGAGGTCCAGGACCCGCAGGCCGGCGAGCGGCGGTGTCGTCTCCGGGCCGGTCACGCGGCATCGATCTCACTGCGGAAGGGCATCGACGTCGAGGCGCCCGCCCGCTGTACGCAGAGCGCGGCGGCCGAGGACGCCCAGGCCAGCGACTCGGGCACGGACCTGCCCTCGCCGAGGGCCACGGCGAGCGTGCCGACGAACGTGTCCCCGGCGCCCGTCGTGTCGACGGCGGTGACCTCGGGCGCCTGGAACAGGACGGGTTCGCCGCCCCGGGCAGCGTAGAGACAGCCCCTGCGCCCCAGGGTGATCACGACCTCCGGGACCTGGCGGAGCAGGATCTGCGCCGCCGCGTGCGGTTCCTCGTAACCGGTGAGGGCCGCGGCCTCGTGCTCGTTGGGGACCAGCAGGTCGACCGCCTCCAGGAGTTCGGACGGCAGCGGCTGTACGGGCGACGGTGTGAGGATCGTGCGTACGCCCCGCGCCCTCGCCGTCCGCGCCGCCTCGGTCACGACGGCGAGCGGGAGTTCCAGCTGCAGGAGCAGCAGGGCGGCAGCGGCGATGGCTGCCTCCTCACCCGCGCCCAGCGTGATCACGGTGCCGTTCGCACCGGGGACGACCACGATCGAGTTGGCCCCCTCGTCGTCGACGACGATGTGCGCGGTTCCGCTGGGGCCCGCGGCGGTGTGCAGCAGTTCGGTGTCCACGCCCGCGTGTTCCAGATTCGTCCGCAGCCGCGAGCCGTACTCGTCCGTGCCGACCGCGCCGATCATCACGACGTCGCCGCCCGCGCGCGCGGCCGCGACGGCCTGGTTGGCGCCCTTGCCGCCGGGTACGGTCCGGAACTCGCGTCCGGTGACGGTCTCCCCGGGCCCTGGTGCCCGGGCGACGTAGGCGACGAGGTCCATGTTGGTGCTGCCGAGCACCGCGATCGCTGTCATGGGCGGCGTACCTCCTGGTAGGTGAGTTCCGCGAGGGTGTCGAAGCCGATGGAGCCGAAGCCGGCCACGGATGTGGCGAGCCTGTTCTTGAGCGGCGCGGTCCACCGGTCGGGCAGTGCGTCGGCCCGGCCGGCGAGCAGGCCCGCGAGCGAACCGGCGGTCGCGCCGTTCGAGTCGGTGTCCCAGCCGCCGGACACCGCGCGGCAGACGGAGCCGGCGAAGTCCCCGTCGGCGTGGGTGAGGGCGGCGGCGAGCAGTGCCGCGTTGGGCAGGACGTGCACCCAGTGGTGCGTGGCCGCGAAGGTGGTGTGCAGGCGGTCCACGACCGTGTCGAAGTCCGCCTCGCCGCGGGCCGTCCTGATGCCGAGCCGGACGGCCGCGGCGTAGCGGGAACGGGGCGGGACCACACGGAGTCCCGCCGCGAGGCAGCCGTGCACGTCCGTCTCGCCGCCCGCCGCCTCCGCGAGCGCCGCGGCGGTGAACATCGCGCCGTACACCCCGTTGGCCGTGTGTGTCAGCACCGCGTCCCGGTGTGCCTGTTCGGCGGCCGCGGCCGGGTCGCCGGGGTGCGTCCAGCCGTGCACGTCCGCCCGGATCTGGGCGCCGATCCACTCACGGAAGGGGTTGCGGTGCCGCGCGGTGTCCGGTGGCTCGACGCCGTCGAGGAGGTTGCGGTAGGCGACGCGTTCGGCGGTGAAGACGCGTCCGGCGGGGAGTTCGGCGAGCCAGAGGCGGGCGACGTCGTCGGTGGTGAAGTCCGGGCCGTGGCGCTGGAGCAACAGCAGTGCCAGCAGCGGGAAGTTGAGGTCGTCGTCCTCCGGCATGCCGTCGATGTTCTCGGCGAGGGAGGTGGGCGCCGAACGCCGGTTCCACGGATGCGCGGCGGCGAGGGCGGCCGGCAGCCCCCGGGCGGTGAACCAGGTGGTGAGCGGCCAGTTCCCGGTGGCGCGGCCGATGGCCCGGATGCCTTCCAGCGGGAGCTTCTCGACCGGTTTTCCGAGCAGACAGCCGGCGGCCCGGCCCAGCCAGGCGGCGTGGAGGCGGTCGGGTCCCGGGAACATCGTGCCGGCACGGGGGGCCGGCCAGCGGGGACACACCGCCCTGATCGCGGGGAGCTCCGTCGGCTCGTCCCGGGCGCGGGGGCTGTCCAGCCGGCCGAGTTCGTCCAGCAGTTCCTCGGCGAGCGGGCGCAGCCCGGGCGGCGCGTGCGGTTCGGAGGCACCCGCCCGCTCGGGGGCCGGGGCGCCGCCCGCCGCGTACCACCGCTTCCCGATGTCCGCGGTGTCCCGGCCGTCCTGCGCGGCCTGGCGCAGTTCGTGGCCCACCAGGTCCTCGGGCTGGACCCAGGTCAGGCGCACACTCACCGGCCGCCGCCCGCCAGCGCGGCGAACGCCGCCTCGTGGGTGCGCCGCCGTGCCGTGTCCCGCGCGAAGACCTCGCGGGCGACCTCCGTCAAGGCCCGCGCGGGAGCGTGCAGATCGAGGCGGCTGGCCTCGGAGACCGTCTTCACCCAGTCGACGGGAATGCCCTGCTCGCCGTGGAGCGCCCCCGCCAGGGCGCCGCTCATCGTGGCGATCGAGTCGCAGTCGCGGCCGTAGTTGACCGAACCGAGCACCGTGCGGCGGTAGTCGCCCCCGCCGACGAGCAGCATTCCGAGCGCGACCGGCAGTTCCTCGACGGAATGCAGCCGCGAGGGCCTGCGGGCACCGAGAGAAGGCTCGCGGTAGTGCGGGCCCACCGTGTCGAACGGCGCGACGGCGGCGCGCAGCGGGGCCAGCGCCGACTCGAAGTCCGTGTGCCCCGCGGCGGCTTCGCACACGGCCTCGATCGCCGAGCGGGTGCCGTCCTTGGCGAGCGCCAGGGCCGCCTCGACGACGGAATCCGGCGTGGCGCCCGGGGTGCAGGCGGCCGCGACCGCGGCGGCCAGGATCCCCGCGGCCTCCCGCCCGTACGAGGACTGGTGGGCCCCCGCGACGTCGAGCGCCTCCGCGTACGCGGCCTCCGGGTGGGCGGCGTTCACCAGGCCGACCGGGGCCATGTACATCGCCGCCCCGCAGTTGACGATGTTGCCCGAGCCCGCCTCGCGGGGGTCGGCGTGGCCGTAGTGCAGCCGTGTGACGATCCACTTCTCCGCCAGGAAGATCCGCTGCAGGGGGAGCGCCTCGGCCTCCAGCTCGGGGATCCAGCGGGGCCGCGACATCAGGTCCGGGACGAGGTGGTCGGCGACGTCGTACGCGTCGAGGTGGCCGCGGACCGTCTCGTACACCCGCACCAGGGCATGGGTCATCAGGGTGTCGTCGGTGACGTGCCCGTCGCCCTTGTGATACGGGGCGATGGGGCGTGCGGTGCGCCAGTCGTCGCCGTACCAGGGGCCGACGACACCGCTCACCCGGCCGCCGTGACGCTCCGCGATCTGCTCGGGGGTCCAGCCCTCGACGGGGCCGCCGAGGGCGTCGCCGACGGCCGCGCCCACGAGTGCTCCGGTGATGCGCTCATCCAGGGTGAGGGTCGGGACGGCCGCGGGAGCTTGAGTTGTTTTGTGCGTCATGTCGGAATTGTCCACCCGGGGTGACCGGTTCCGTGGCTGCCAGCAACCCGGCGAGTTCGATCAGATCGGTGCCGGCCAGGCGTGGAAGGGCGCATCCGGCGAGCGTGCGGCAGGCCTCCCGCCAGCCGGCCGGCACCGCGCCGATTCCGCCCAGCGCACCGGTCAGCGCCCCTGCGAGGGCAGGGGCCGAATCGGCGACCCGGGACAGGCAGGCCGCGGCCGGGACGGCCTGCGCGATCTCACCCCGGGCCGCGGCCGTCAGGGCCAGGGCGACCGGCACGGTCTCGGCGGCGGCGATCCCGTAGCTGTAGACGTGGTCCACGATCTGATGCTCCAGCACCGGGACGAGCGCGAAGGCGCCCGCCGCCTCACCGGCGAACTCCCGGGCCAGCCGCACGGCGTGGACGGCGTTGCGGGCGATCTCGGTGCCGTCGGGCAGCTGTTCGAGCGCCGTGTCGACCACCGTGTCCACATCGGCCCCCGCGAGCGCCACGGCGATCGCGGCGGCGACCGCCCGCGCGCCGTACACCCCGTCACCGTCCTGGGTGTACCGGGCGTCGAACTCGGCGAGCTCCGCCGCCGCCGACGGGTCGCCGGGGTGCACGATCGCGAGCACAGCGGCCCGCACACAGGCGGCGTCGTCGAAGTAGTGCGGGTTGTCGTGGCCGGTGGCGGGCGGCCGCAGCCCCGCGGCCAGATTGCCCAGCCCGGCCCGGACCGAGATCCTGGCACGCAGCGGGAGCACGGCGGCCTCGACCTCGGGTGCGCGGGCGCTCGCGGCGGCCACCTTCGCGGCCAGCGCGTTCCACGACCGGTCGATCGCGTCCCGC from Streptomyces sp. NBC_01341 includes these protein-coding regions:
- the rbsK gene encoding ribokinase; the protein is MTAIAVLGSTNMDLVAYVARAPGPGETVTGREFRTVPGGKGANQAVAAARAGGDVVMIGAVGTDEYGSRLRTNLEHAGVDTELLHTAAGPSGTAHIVVDDEGANSIVVVPGANGTVITLGAGEEAAIAAAALLLLQLELPLAVVTEAARTARARGVRTILTPSPVQPLPSELLEAVDLLVPNEHEAAALTGYEEPHAAAQILLRQVPEVVITLGRRGCLYAARGGEPVLFQAPEVTAVDTTGAGDTFVGTLAVALGEGRSVPESLAWASSAAALCVQRAGASTSMPFRSEIDAA
- a CDS encoding ADP-ribosylglycohydrolase family protein; its protein translation is MSVRLTWVQPEDLVGHELRQAAQDGRDTADIGKRWYAAGGAPAPERAGASEPHAPPGLRPLAEELLDELGRLDSPRARDEPTELPAIRAVCPRWPAPRAGTMFPGPDRLHAAWLGRAAGCLLGKPVEKLPLEGIRAIGRATGNWPLTTWFTARGLPAALAAAHPWNRRSAPTSLAENIDGMPEDDDLNFPLLALLLLQRHGPDFTTDDVARLWLAELPAGRVFTAERVAYRNLLDGVEPPDTARHRNPFREWIGAQIRADVHGWTHPGDPAAAAEQAHRDAVLTHTANGVYGAMFTAAALAEAAGGETDVHGCLAAGLRVVPPRSRYAAAVRLGIRTARGEADFDTVVDRLHTTFAATHHWVHVLPNAALLAAALTHADGDFAGSVCRAVSGGWDTDSNGATAGSLAGLLAGRADALPDRWTAPLKNRLATSVAGFGSIGFDTLAELTYQEVRRP
- a CDS encoding ADP-ribosylglycohydrolase family protein: MTHKTTQAPAAVPTLTLDERITGALVGAAVGDALGGPVEGWTPEQIAERHGGRVSGVVGPWYGDDWRTARPIAPYHKGDGHVTDDTLMTHALVRVYETVRGHLDAYDVADHLVPDLMSRPRWIPELEAEALPLQRIFLAEKWIVTRLHYGHADPREAGSGNIVNCGAAMYMAPVGLVNAAHPEAAYAEALDVAGAHQSSYGREAAGILAAAVAAACTPGATPDSVVEAALALAKDGTRSAIEAVCEAAAGHTDFESALAPLRAAVAPFDTVGPHYREPSLGARRPSRLHSVEELPVALGMLLVGGGDYRRTVLGSVNYGRDCDSIATMSGALAGALHGEQGIPVDWVKTVSEASRLDLHAPARALTEVAREVFARDTARRRTHEAAFAALAGGGR
- a CDS encoding ADP-ribosylglycohydrolase family protein, with the translated sequence MTGAPRAPGSASPATGDPAAPHVAIRITAEPAARPAPGSQGHGAPGRQARIEGLLLGLAAGDAAGWPAARHRAARMPEWTRRLTRELDTFAEQNATTTLPVPIALNQPPEPLRLGPSDDAEWAAFTARTVLAAAADHAPGLSPSRRMRDAIDRSWNALAAKVAAASARAPEVEAAVLPLRARISVRAGLGNLAAGLRPPATGHDNPHYFDDAACVRAAVLAIVHPGDPSAAAELAEFDARYTQDGDGVYGARAVAAAIAVALAGADVDTVVDTALEQLPDGTEIARNAVHAVRLAREFAGEAAGAFALVPVLEHQIVDHVYSYGIAAAETVPVALALTAAARGEIAQAVPAAACLSRVADSAPALAGALTGALGGIGAVPAGWREACRTLAGCALPRLAGTDLIELAGLLAATEPVTPGGQFRHDAQNNSSSRGRPDPHPG